The following proteins are encoded in a genomic region of Triticum dicoccoides isolate Atlit2015 ecotype Zavitan chromosome 1B, WEW_v2.0, whole genome shotgun sequence:
- the LOC119349511 gene encoding 3-ketoacyl-CoA synthase 6-like, whose protein sequence is MSSSVQHKRLYRLLVSSMLPIVAVPLMLTAAGLRPVHVFLAAFVPAAVAAVYLRLRPRAVYMVDYACFRPNPGSRVPFAAFQEHASTCVDERSVRFMVRLLERSGLGEETCLPDAQHYIPPDRDLQSSRAEAELVVFSAIDDLLAKTKVSPEDIDILIINCSLFAPTPSFADMVVSRYKLREDVRSVHLAGMGCSAGLISVGLARNLLQVAPEGSNALVVSTETITPNYYMGKERAMLLPNCLFRMGGAAVLLSTSSRNARFRLARVVRTLTGAKDGAYGCVYQEEDDRGNVGVNLSKDLMVTAGDALRANITAIGPLVLPASEQLLFALSYVARKVVGSSRIRPYIPDFRTAFEHFCIHAGGRAVIDELQRSLRLSDEQVEASRMTLHRFGNTSSSSLWYELAYIEAKGRMRKGDRVWMIGFGSGFKCNSAAWECIRPPAALDGPWASCVHRYPVDVPDVLKH, encoded by the coding sequence ATGAGCTCCTCGGTCCAGCACAAGCGGTTGTACCGGCTGCTGGTGAGCAGCATGCTCCCCATCGTGGCGGTGCCCCTCATGCTCACCGCGGCGGGGCTCCGGCCCGTGCACGTGTTCCTGGCCGCGTTCGTCCCGGCCGCGGTGGCCGCCGTCTACCTCAGGCTCCGGCCGCGCGCCGTGTACATGGTGGACTACGCGTGCTTCCGCCCCAACCCCGGCTCCCGCGTCCCGTTCGCCGCGTTCCAGGAGCACGCCAGCACGTGCGTCGACGAGCGCAGCGTCCGGTTCATGGTGCGCCTGCTCGAGCGCTCCGGTCTCGGGGAGGAGACCTGCCTCCCCGACGCGCAGCACTACATCCCGCCGGACCGCGACCTCCAGTCCTCCCGCGCCGAGGCCGAGCTCGTCGTCTTCTCCGCCATCGACGACCTGCTCGCCAAGACAAAGGTCTCCCCGGAGGACATCGACATCCTCATCATCAACTGCAGCCTCTTCGCCCCGACGCCGTCTTTCGCCGACATGGTCGTCAGCCGGTACAAGCTCCGCGAGGACGTGCGCAGCGTGCACCTCGCCGGGATGGGCTGCAGCGCCGGGCTCATCTCCGTGGGGCTCGCCAGGAACCTGCTCCAGGTCGCGCCCGAGGGCTCCAACGCGCTGGTGGTGTCCACGGAGACCATCACGCCCAACTACTACATGGGCAAGGAGCGCGCCATGCTCCTGCCCAACTGCCTGTTCCGGATGGGCGGCGCGGCCGTGCTCCTGTCCACCAGCAGTCGCAACGCGCGGTTCCGGCTCGCGCGCGTCGTGCGGACGCTGACCGGCGCCAAGGACGGCGCGTACGGCTGCGTGTACCAGGAGGAGGACGACCGCGGCAACGTCGGGGTCAACCTGTCCAAGGACCTGATGGTCACCGCCGGCGACGCGCTCAGGGCGAACATCACGGCCATAGGGCCCCTGGTCCTGCCGGCGTCGGAGCAGCTGCTGTTCGCGCTGTCCTACGTGGCGCGCAAGGTGGTCGGCAGCAGCAGGATCAGGCCGTACATCCCCGACTTCCGCACGGCGTTCGAGCACTTCTGCATCCACGCGGGCGGGCGCGCGGTGATCGACGAGCTCCAGCGCAGCCTGAGGCTGTCGGACGAGCAGGTGGAGGCGTCGAGGATGACGCTGCACCGTTTCGGCAACACGTCGAGCAGCTCGCTGTGGTACGAGCTGGCCTACATCGAAGCCAAGGGACGCATGCGCAAGGGCGACCGTGTGTGGATGATTGGCTTCGGCTCCGGGTTCAAGTGCAACAGCGCCGCCTGGGAGTGCATTCGCCCGCCGGCGGCGCTCGACGGGCCATGGGCCTCCTGCGTCCACCGGTACCCCGTCGACGTCCCCGACGTGCTCAAGCATTAG